The DNA window AGATCGGCAACACCGGCGTCTGGATCGGCGACTACACGATCCAGCCGGAGAACGGTGGCCGGAGCGTCTTCTACCACGAGTACGGCCACGACCTCGGTCTGCCGGACGACTACAACGTCATCAGTGGTGGGGACAACAACAACGAGCACTGGACCCTGATGGCCCAGAGCCGGCTCAGCGCCAAGAACGACGGTGGCATCGGCGAGCGCGGTGGCGACCTGGGTGCCTGGAACAAGCTCCAGCTCGGCTGGCTCGACTACGAGGTGGTCGTCGCCGGTCAGAAGCGCACGCTGGCGCTGGGCCCGCAGGAGTACAACTCCACCAAGGCGCAGGGCGCCGTGGTGGTGCTGCCGCAGCGGGAGTACAGCTTCCAGAACGGCAAGCCGTTCGAGGGGACGAAGCAGTTCTTCTCCGGCAACGAAGACGACCTGAACACCACGATGACGCGGACGATCGACCTCACCGGGAAGACCAGCGCCGCGCTGTCGATGAAGGGTCGTTACAACATCGAAGAGGACTACGACTACCTCTTCTTCGAGGTCTCCACCGACGGTGGCCAGACCTGGGTCGCGCTCCCGGGCACGGTCGACGGCAAGCCGCTCAAGGAGATCTCGCCCGGGCGCTACGCCCTGGACGGCTCCAGCGACGACAAGTGGGTCGACGTCAACATCCCGATGGACGCGGTCGCGGGCAAGTCCGTGCAGTTCCGCCTGCGCTACCAGACGGACGGCGGCGTCTCCGCCGGTGGCTTCTACGGTGACGCGCTCACCGTGACCGCCGACGGGCAGACGCTGCTCAGCGACGGCGCCGAGACCGGTGCCGCCGGCTGGACGCTGGCCGGCTGGAGCATCGTCGAGGAAACCTACATCCGCAAGTTCGACAACTACTACATCGCCGGCAACCGGTCGTACACCTCGTACGACAAGTACCTCAAGACCGGCCCGTACTACTTCGGCTACGCGAACACCCGCCCGGACTACGTGGACCACTACGCGTACCAGGAGGGTCTGCTGATCTCCTACTGGAACCTCCGGTGGGCGGACAACGACACGTTCGCGCACCCGGGCGAGGGTCGCAACATGATCATCGACGCTCACCCGCGGCCGATCTACAACCTGACCGGGGCGCCCTGGCGGGCCCGCGTCCAGGTCTACGACGCGCCGTTCGGCCTGAAGAAGGCGGACTCGTTCACGCTGCACATCAACAGCCAGCCGCAGTACATCCGTGGCCAGGCCGCGCAGCCGCTGTTCGACGACACCAAGCAGTACTGGTACCCGGAGCTGCCGAACCACGGCGTCAAGGTTCCGGCCACCGGCACCAAGATCAAGGTCCTGGAGCAGAACGGCACCTCGCTGAAGGTCCGCTTCTCCTGAGCCACTGATCCACCCAACACCACGGCGAGGCCCGGGCAGGTCACCTGCCCGGGCCTCGCCCGTCGTCGGCCGGACGGGAACCGTGCCGGCCCGCCGCGCGTCCCAGGCAGGTGACCACGACCCTCGACCGCCGCCTGACCGCGGTCCTCGCACTGCCCCTGGCCCTGGCCCTGGCCGGCTGCGCCGACCGGGACGCCGACCCGCAGGAAGGAGCCGACGTGCCCGCGTCCGAACGGCCCGCCGAACCCACCGCCGCAGCCACACCCGAGCCCGCGACGACGCCACCCACCCCGGCGGCGCCCACCCCGGCCGCCTCCTCCGGCCGACCCCCGCTCTCCGCGACCGACCTGCCGACGCTCCGGCCGCCGACCGGGCCCCCACGGCACCCGACCGACCAGACGAAGCCGAACGTCCTCGCCGGGCGGATCAGCCACGGTGGCGGCGGCCCCTGCTACACGCTCGTCACCGACGACGGTCAGGAGCACGCGCTCTACGGCCGGGACAAGGGGACCTGGCCCGCCGGCACCTGGGTCCGGGTCACCGTCGGCCCGGCGCCGGCGGGCGTCGAATGCGGACCGGGCCGGCCGGCCGCTCTGGTGAGCATCGAACGCGTGGCCTGACCGGCGCTCCCCCGTCCCGGAGAAACCCCTGATCCTGCGCACCTGCGGGGCCGGCGCGCGACCCCCGGCCCTAGGCTGTGCCTCATGACCGACCAGCGCGGCGGGGCCGCCGACGAGTCCTGCGTGATGCCCGAAGGGCCGTGGACGCACCGATTCGTCGGTGCCAACGGCAGCCGGTTCCACGTCGTCGAGGCGGGCACCGGCCCGATGGTGCTCTTCCTGCACGGCTTCCCGGAATACTGGTACGCCTGGCACGAGATGCTCCCGGCGGTCGCCGACGCCGGCTTCCGCGCGGTCGCCGTCGACCTGCGCGGTTACGGCGCGAGCGACAAACCACCCCGGGGGTACGACGGCTACACGCTCGCCGCCGACGTGGCCGGGCTGATCCGGGCGCTCGGTGAACGCTCGGCCACGGTGGTCGGTACCGGCGCGGGCGGCCTCATCGGCTGGACCGCCGCCTCGTTCCACCCCACGCTTGTCCGCCGGTTGGTGGTGCTCGGCGCGCCGCACCCGCTGCGGCTGCGGACCGCCATCGTCGCCGACCCGCGCGGCCAGTTCGCCTCGGCCACGGCGACGCTGAAGTTCCAGCTCCCTCGCTACGAGCACGTGCTGACCCGGGACGACGCCGCCGAGGTGGAGCAGATGCTGCGCCGCTGGGGCGGACCACGCTGGGTGACCGGGCCGGACTTCGCCGACTACGCCCGGTGCTGCCGGGTGGCCATGCAGATCCCGCAGGCCGCGTTCTGCGCGCTGGAGGGCTACCGGTGGGCGTTCCGGTCGGTGCTGCGGCTGCACGGCTACCGGTTCGTCAAGCTGATGCAGAAGCCGCTAATCACACCGACGCTGCAACTGCACGG is part of the Micromonospora sp. WMMD980 genome and encodes:
- a CDS encoding immune inhibitor A domain-containing protein, with product MGLLGLSLTATGLMAGTSASAAPTPKLPTTAPSVAEPAQAEHDLPNPLEDKRRALRQEGLSEVLSGRAKAQKINGSTVVKVGEKAAEGAAAGKAARSTKAGKGPTEDQYVELSREKTDKIFVILAEFGDERHPNYPDQDTDPNVAGPTRFDGPRVNQIPQPNRAVDNSTIWQPDYNADHYRQLYFGTNPGDESLKQYYEAQSSGRYSVDGEVTNWVKVKYNEARYGRSNGYPCASNVCNNTWALVRDAANQWVADQKAQGRSDAEIAADVKSMDEWDRYDFDGDGNFNEPDGYIDHFQIVHAGGDQADGDPIQGEDAIWSHRWYAFASDQGNTGPANFPAGGTQIGNTGVWIGDYTIQPENGGRSVFYHEYGHDLGLPDDYNVISGGDNNNEHWTLMAQSRLSAKNDGGIGERGGDLGAWNKLQLGWLDYEVVVAGQKRTLALGPQEYNSTKAQGAVVVLPQREYSFQNGKPFEGTKQFFSGNEDDLNTTMTRTIDLTGKTSAALSMKGRYNIEEDYDYLFFEVSTDGGQTWVALPGTVDGKPLKEISPGRYALDGSSDDKWVDVNIPMDAVAGKSVQFRLRYQTDGGVSAGGFYGDALTVTADGQTLLSDGAETGAAGWTLAGWSIVEETYIRKFDNYYIAGNRSYTSYDKYLKTGPYYFGYANTRPDYVDHYAYQEGLLISYWNLRWADNDTFAHPGEGRNMIIDAHPRPIYNLTGAPWRARVQVYDAPFGLKKADSFTLHINSQPQYIRGQAAQPLFDDTKQYWYPELPNHGVKVPATGTKIKVLEQNGTSLKVRFS
- a CDS encoding alpha/beta hydrolase, producing MTDQRGGAADESCVMPEGPWTHRFVGANGSRFHVVEAGTGPMVLFLHGFPEYWYAWHEMLPAVADAGFRAVAVDLRGYGASDKPPRGYDGYTLAADVAGLIRALGERSATVVGTGAGGLIGWTAASFHPTLVRRLVVLGAPHPLRLRTAIVADPRGQFASATATLKFQLPRYEHVLTRDDAAEVEQMLRRWGGPRWVTGPDFADYARCCRVAMQIPQAAFCALEGYRWAFRSVLRLHGYRFVKLMQKPLITPTLQLHGALDEASLPRTAQGSGRYVSAPYEWRLLDDVGHFPHVEARDLVLGEILRWAKS